One region of Juglans microcarpa x Juglans regia isolate MS1-56 chromosome 7S, Jm3101_v1.0, whole genome shotgun sequence genomic DNA includes:
- the LOC121240534 gene encoding vacuolar cation/proton exchanger 3-like yields MDSQPASAAEAALMNNMENGGGGGGDQPKGLVNKELWNGRSAQNVSSSILRKKSDPALVSKIRFKMLRQLLANLQEVVLGTKLAILFPAIPLAVVADFHNFGRPWIFALSLLGLAPLAERVSFLTEQIAYYTGPTVGGLLNATCGNATELIIALFALHENKIHVVKYSLLGSILSNLLLVLGTSLLCGGLANIKKEQRYDRKQADVNSLLLLLGLLCHLLPLMFKYAASGVDNFTDRYTLQLSRASSIVMLIAYIAYIFFQLKTHREIFESQEDDEEEEKAVIGFWSAFAWLVGMTIIIAVLSEYVVGTIEAASDSWGISVSFISIILLPIVGNAAEHAGSIIFAFKNKLDISLGVALGSATQISMFVVPLSVIVAWIMGIRMDLDFSLLETGSLAFTIIITAFTLQDGTSHYMKGVVLFLCYLVIGACFFVDNIPMNETTSNLGVKLSSGA; encoded by the exons ATGGATTCACAACCAGCATCAGCAGCAGAGGCGGCATTGATGAACAACATGGAgaatggaggaggaggaggaggagatcaGCCTAAGGGATTGGTGAACAAGGAGCTCTGGAATGGAAGATCAGCACAAAACGTTTCGTCTTCCATTTTGCGGAAGAAGTCGGATCCAGCACTTGTTTCGAAAATTAGGTTCAAAATGCTTAGACAATTGTTGGCTAATTTGCAAGAGGTGGTCCTTGGCACCAAGCTTGCCATACTCTTCCCCGCCATTCCTCTAGCTGTTGTTGCAGACTTCCATAATTTCGGAAGA ccTTGGATATTTGCCTTGAGCTTACTTGGACTCGCCCCGCTTGCTGAACGTGTCAGCTTTCTGACCGA GCAAATCGCATACTACACTGGTCCCACAG ttggAGGGCTTCTGAATGCAACGTGTGGGAATGCAACGGAGCTAATAATTGCACTATTTGCTCTTCACGAAAACAAAATACATGTTGTCAAGTACTCCCTCTTGGGTTCCATCCTTTCCAaccttcttcttgttcttggcACCTCCCTTCTCTGCGGAGGCTTGGCCAACATTAAAAAGGAACAAAGATACGACAGA AAACAAGCAGATGTGAACTCGCTCCTCTTGTTGCTTGGATTGCTATGCCACCTATTGCCCTTGATGTTCAAATATGCGGCCTCCGGGGTTGACAATTTCACAGATCGCTATACCCTTCAGTTGTCAAGAGCAAGCAGCATTGTCATGCTTATAGCATACATTGCATACATCTTCTTCCAATTAAAAACCCACAGGGAAATTTTTGAATCACAAGAG GATGacgaggaggaagagaaggcaGTGATAGGATTTTGGAGTGCCTTCGCTTGGCTGGTTGGCATGACGATCATCATAGCTGTGCTATCGGAGTATGTCGTGGGAACCATCGAG GCCGCATCGGACTCTTGGGGAATTTCTGTTAGCTTCATCAGCATAATTTTGCTACCAATCGTTGGAAATGCAGCAGAACATGCTGGATCGATCATCTTTGCATTCAAGAACAAGTTG GACATATCTCTTGGTGTGGCTCTGGGATCTGCAACTCAAATTTCCATGTTTGTG GTTCCTCTAAGCGTAATTGTTGCTTGGATAATGGGAATCCGCATGGATCTTGATTTCAGTCTTCTTGAAACTGGTTCTCTTGCTTTTACGATCATTATCACAGCCTTCACTTTACAG GATGGAACTTCGCATTACATGAAAGGAGTCGTACTTTTCCTATGCTACCTTGTCATTGGTGCTTGCTTTTTTGTCGATAACATCCCCATGA ATGAAACAACCAGCAACTTGGGTGTTAAACTATCCTCAGGAGCCTGA